From the genome of Bacteroidales bacterium, one region includes:
- a CDS encoding peptidoglycan DD-metalloendopeptidase family protein, whose translation MVKIKNSFFVIFSLVFLSFFSNVYAQWEKAYPIDTIELNGEQIVLYSDNVWTSMLTLDAQERDKNFTDTSQIFTKYWNDYTFTYMEAKNETFPDTIKIILVDSVRKFSPPLLGGITSGFGWRSRRAHKGVDIGLDFGTPIRAAFDGKVRYAKYNTGGYGYLVIIRHFNGLETYYAHLSKIYVQRNEIVKAGQVIGGGGNSGAHWTGPHLHFECRYFDSPFDPMKIMRFDSTMLKMDTLLLVAEDFKITKSHKAFLKEGPESSEDNGSSEVAYRPTYAKGSYHVVRQGDTLSAIARKYGTTVERLCLLNNISKNSILQLGQRIIFK comes from the coding sequence ATGGTTAAAATAAAGAATAGTTTTTTTGTAATATTTAGCTTAGTATTTCTTTCTTTTTTTTCTAATGTTTATGCTCAATGGGAAAAGGCTTATCCTATTGATACGATTGAATTAAATGGTGAACAAATCGTTTTGTATAGCGATAATGTGTGGACATCAATGCTTACTTTAGATGCACAGGAAAGAGATAAAAATTTTACTGATACATCGCAAATATTCACAAAGTACTGGAATGATTATACTTTTACGTATATGGAGGCGAAAAATGAGACATTTCCAGATACTATAAAAATTATTTTAGTAGATAGTGTTAGAAAATTTTCTCCACCACTGTTAGGCGGGATTACATCTGGTTTTGGCTGGCGTTCTAGGCGTGCTCATAAAGGTGTAGATATTGGGCTGGATTTTGGCACTCCTATTCGAGCCGCTTTTGATGGTAAAGTAAGGTATGCTAAATATAATACAGGAGGCTATGGTTATTTAGTTATAATAAGGCATTTTAATGGCTTGGAAACATATTATGCTCATTTGTCTAAAATTTATGTGCAACGAAATGAAATTGTAAAGGCAGGGCAGGTAATAGGTGGCGGAGGAAACTCTGGCGCTCATTGGACTGGACCGCATTTGCATTTTGAATGTAGATATTTTGATAGCCCTTTTGACCCGATGAAAATTATGAGATTTGACTCGACAATGCTGAAAATGGACACTTTGCTATTGGTTGCTGAAGATTTTAAAATAACAAAATCGCATAAGGCTTTTTTGAAAGAAGGTCCGGAATCTAGTGAGGATAATGGTAGTTCAGAAGTAGCTTATAGACCAACATATGCAAAAGGTTCTTATCATGTTGTTAGGCAAGGAGATACTCTTTCAGCGATTGCACGCAAGTATGGAACGACTGTTGAAAGATTGTGTCTTTTAAATAATATTAGCAAAAATTCAATATTACAATTAGGGCAAAGAATTATATTTAAATAA
- a CDS encoding M23 family metallopeptidase, with protein sequence MSNQQLRFNPKTMHYEVVRKKHSLWRNLLYVLLVGIAFGFLFVLIGIYFFKSSDVKKKEYDLKVYERTYKESQEKYRKNIALLRELEMYDHEIFRDIFEASVVDSTLLSDRLITEADAMKKDLNFTDFLPTLTEKYKNIAKAAKMEIVRLRYANFFVKHNSDLLKTLPMRLPLREGTYSLVSGFGKRIHPIFKTTRQHNGLDFVARAGTDVLATADGIVQKAPGNLAGYGTIVFINHNNGYCTIYAQLLEQKVRIGQSVKAGDVVGSVGSTGISIGTHLHYEIWKNGKPIDPMKLIFTVPPIKYVKMLKIASQYNQCLS encoded by the coding sequence ATGTCGAATCAACAATTAAGATTTAATCCAAAAACGATGCACTATGAAGTAGTGCGAAAGAAGCATTCGCTGTGGCGTAATTTGCTTTATGTATTATTGGTTGGCATTGCTTTCGGCTTTTTATTTGTGTTGATAGGAATTTATTTTTTCAAGTCAAGTGATGTTAAAAAAAAGGAATACGATTTAAAAGTTTATGAAAGAACATACAAGGAAAGTCAAGAAAAATATAGAAAAAATATAGCATTGCTGCGTGAGTTGGAAATGTATGACCATGAAATTTTTAGAGATATTTTTGAAGCTAGTGTTGTTGATAGTACATTGCTTAGCGATAGGCTTATAACCGAGGCTGATGCGATGAAAAAAGATCTTAATTTCACTGATTTTTTGCCAACTCTTACTGAAAAATATAAAAATATTGCAAAAGCAGCAAAGATGGAAATTGTGCGATTGAGATATGCAAATTTTTTCGTGAAGCACAATTCGGATTTGCTAAAAACATTGCCAATGCGGCTTCCATTGAGAGAAGGAACTTATTCGCTTGTGTCGGGTTTTGGAAAAAGAATTCATCCTATTTTTAAAACGACAAGGCAGCACAATGGATTAGATTTTGTTGCTAGAGCTGGCACAGATGTTTTGGCTACTGCTGATGGAATTGTTCAAAAAGCTCCCGGTAATTTAGCTGGCTACGGCACAATAGTTTTTATAAATCATAATAATGGCTATTGCACTATATATGCACAATTGTTGGAGCAAAAAGTAAGGATTGGTCAAAGTGTTAAGGCTGGCGATGTTGTCGGTTCTGTGGGTAGCACAGGTATTTCCATTGGAACGCATTTGCATTATGAAATATGGAAAAACGGGAAACCAATTGATCCAATGAAACTTATTTTTACTGTTCCGCCGATAAAATATGTGAAAATGTTGAAAATCGCATCACAATATAATCAATGCTTATCCTAA
- a CDS encoding amino acid permease → MNDKLKKLTLFSAINFVIANMVGTGVFTSLGFQLIDIKNPAALLILWAIGGVMALFGSFVYGELGAAMPRSGGEYNFLSKIYNPFLGFLAGWVSITIGFAAPVAAACIAFGKYYNMAIDKISAMADVSWLQATPMVAGLIVLCIITIVHSTSVRAGGRFQNVFTVLKLLFILIFIIAGIFFMPEKQNISFLVSSETGFDILKPEFAVCLVFVSYAYSGWNASAYFVNDLKNPIKQLPRSLIIGTLVVTVLYVLLNFVFLISTPMAELEGNPEIGLISAIYIFGEKLGVLMGIFIALLLISSISSMVFAGPRVSMSMGEDFKLINVLAKKNKNGIPWVAMLVQFLISLILIITSTFESLITYTGFVLNIFTFFTVFGLFIHRKRNPNSKSVAKTWGYPVTPIIFLIFNLWITIFVIYSRPKESLLGFVTLLIGAIFYYFCNKSNKKI, encoded by the coding sequence ATGAATGATAAATTAAAAAAATTAACATTGTTTTCGGCTATAAATTTTGTTATAGCTAATATGGTTGGTACAGGAGTTTTTACCTCGCTTGGCTTCCAATTGATAGATATAAAAAATCCTGCTGCATTATTAATTTTATGGGCAATAGGTGGCGTAATGGCGTTGTTTGGGTCATTTGTTTATGGAGAATTAGGCGCTGCAATGCCTAGAAGTGGAGGAGAATATAATTTTTTAAGCAAAATATACAATCCTTTTCTTGGCTTTTTAGCAGGCTGGGTTTCAATTACCATAGGTTTTGCTGCTCCAGTTGCTGCGGCATGTATAGCTTTCGGGAAATATTATAATATGGCAATAGACAAGATTTCTGCTATGGCTGATGTGAGTTGGTTGCAAGCTACGCCAATGGTAGCGGGATTGATTGTGCTTTGTATTATTACTATAGTTCATTCTACATCGGTAAGAGCTGGCGGGCGTTTTCAAAATGTTTTCACAGTCTTAAAATTATTGTTTATTCTGATTTTTATAATTGCTGGTATATTTTTTATGCCTGAAAAACAAAATATTTCTTTTTTAGTTAGTTCTGAAACAGGCTTTGATATTCTTAAACCAGAATTTGCAGTTTGCTTGGTGTTTGTTTCTTACGCTTATAGCGGCTGGAATGCGTCAGCTTATTTTGTGAATGACCTGAAAAATCCAATAAAGCAGCTCCCGCGTTCTCTTATCATAGGAACATTAGTCGTTACAGTTTTATATGTTTTGCTGAATTTTGTATTTCTAATTTCAACTCCAATGGCAGAATTGGAAGGTAATCCTGAAATTGGGCTTATATCTGCAATTTATATTTTTGGCGAGAAATTAGGTGTTTTAATGGGTATATTTATTGCACTATTGCTCATTTCTAGCATAAGTTCTATGGTTTTTGCAGGTCCTCGCGTTTCTATGTCAATGGGCGAAGATTTTAAATTGATAAACGTTCTTGCTAAGAAAAACAAAAACGGAATCCCTTGGGTTGCAATGTTGGTGCAGTTTCTCATAAGTCTTATTTTAATTATTACTTCTACATTTGAATCTTTGATAACTTACACGGGCTTTGTTTTGAATATTTTTACATTTTTCACTGTCTTTGGACTATTTATTCACAGAAAAAGAAATCCAAATTCGAAAAGTGTAGCAAAAACTTGGGGATATCCCGTAACTCCGATAATATTTTTAATATTTAATTTGTGGATTACTATCTTTGTAATCTATTCTAGACCGAAAGAATCCTTATTGGGTTTTGTAACTTTGCTAATAGGTGCAATTTTTTATTACTTTTGCAATAAATCAAATAAAAAAATATAA